One part of the Helicobacter cetorum MIT 99-5656 genome encodes these proteins:
- a CDS encoding acetate kinase — MEILVLNLGSSSIKFKLFDMEKNEPLASGLVERIGEEMGQIKIESHLHHDEKVLKEQHVVKDHASGLLMIRENLTQMGIVKDFDKIDAIGHRVVQGGDKFNAPVLIDNQAMQDIDSLSILAPLHNPVNLAGIKFVQEAHPHIPQVAVFDTAFHSTMPSFAYMYALPYEFYEKYKIRRYGFHGTSHHYVAKEAAKYLNIPYNKFNAITLHLGNGASATAIKDGKSVDTSMGLTPLEGLIMGTRCGDIDPTVVEYIAQCTNKSLKEVMKILNHESGLKGICGDNDARNVEARVEKGDEKAQLAFDMCVYRIKKDVGAYMVALGRVDAIIFTGGMGENYPALRESVCEGLENFGIALHKPTNDKPAKGLVNLSQPNTKIQVLRIPTDEELEIALQTKEVVEKVSK; from the coding sequence ATGGAAATTTTAGTTTTAAATTTGGGTAGTTCATCTATCAAGTTTAAATTGTTTGATATGGAAAAAAATGAGCCTTTAGCAAGTGGTTTGGTAGAAAGAATCGGCGAAGAAATGGGACAAATTAAAATAGAGTCTCATTTGCATCATGATGAAAAAGTGTTAAAAGAACAACATGTGGTAAAAGACCATGCAAGTGGGCTTTTAATGATTCGTGAGAATCTAACTCAAATGGGCATTGTAAAAGATTTTGACAAAATTGATGCTATAGGGCATCGTGTGGTTCAAGGGGGGGATAAGTTTAATGCTCCGGTCTTAATTGACAATCAAGCTATGCAAGATATTGATAGTCTTTCTATTCTAGCCCCTTTGCATAATCCAGTAAATTTAGCTGGCATTAAGTTTGTTCAAGAAGCACACCCCCATATCCCCCAAGTAGCCGTTTTTGACACCGCATTCCATAGCACTATGCCTAGTTTTGCTTACATGTATGCGTTGCCTTACGAATTTTACGAAAAGTATAAAATCCGCCGTTATGGTTTTCATGGGACATCACACCACTATGTCGCTAAAGAAGCTGCAAAGTATTTAAACATTCCTTACAACAAGTTTAATGCCATTACTTTACATTTGGGTAATGGAGCGAGTGCAACAGCTATTAAAGATGGTAAGAGCGTAGACACTTCTATGGGACTCACCCCCTTAGAGGGCTTGATTATGGGGACAAGATGTGGGGATATTGACCCAACTGTAGTGGAGTATATCGCACAATGCACCAATAAGAGCCTAAAAGAAGTGATGAAAATCTTAAACCATGAAAGCGGTTTGAAAGGCATTTGTGGAGATAATGATGCAAGAAATGTAGAGGCTAGGGTAGAAAAAGGTGATGAGAAAGCTCAATTAGCCTTTGATATGTGTGTGTATCGCATTAAAAAAGATGTAGGGGCTTACATGGTAGCTTTAGGAAGAGTGGATGCAATTATTTTTACAGGAGGCATGGGCGAGAATTATCCAGCTTTAAGAGAGAGCGTGTGTGAAGGCTTAGAAAACTTTGGAATTGCCTTACACAAACCTACTAATGACAAACCCGCTAAAGGTTTGGTTAATTTAAGTCAACCTAATACAAAAATTCAAGTTTTGCGAATCCCTACTGATGAAGAGCTAGAGATTGCTTTGCAAACCAAAGAAGTTGTAGAAAAGGTCTCAAAATAA
- the pta gene encoding phosphate acetyltransferase has translation MRSLWIYPESIETLEIACKTLLKALEPRYQKIALFSPINGKCEKLSLNIYSAIDKEKALELVSDSKEELLFESILKRYHELQATHDFVVCLGYVPKFFLNAILDLNTTLAKHLNAPIVAIAESNTQRLKAMHSSVVKKEAPFALGLLVGEMPKKPSFLSASICKERCELEAGVIQDLLQVKSMITTPLAFQNALVLRAKEQVKKVVLPESEDERVLKATHHLNQLKAVKLVLLGNEESIFKQAKALNLNLEGVEIIDPSTSNYKDEFAKCLYELRKSKGLSVEEAQKLVLDKTYFATMLVHLGYADAMVSGAIHTTADTIRPALQIIKTKPNVSLVSSVFLMCLDTQVLVFGDCAINPNPSPKELAEIAMTSAQTAKQFGITPKVAMLSYSTGSSGKGEMVDKIKEATQLAKDSDTSLEIDGPLQFDASIDLSVAQQKMPHSKVAGQANVFIFPDLNAGNIGYKAVQRSAKAIAIGPVLQGLNKPINDLSRGCLVEDIINTVLISAIQAQA, from the coding sequence ATGCGAAGTTTATGGATTTACCCAGAGAGTATAGAGACTTTGGAGATTGCTTGTAAAACCCTTTTAAAGGCGTTAGAACCACGCTATCAAAAAATCGCTCTATTTTCGCCCATTAATGGAAAATGCGAAAAATTAAGTCTTAATATTTATAGTGCTATAGATAAAGAAAAAGCTTTAGAGCTTGTAAGCGATTCTAAGGAAGAGTTGCTGTTTGAAAGCATTTTAAAACGCTATCATGAATTACAAGCTACGCATGATTTTGTAGTTTGCTTGGGGTATGTGCCTAAATTTTTCTTAAACGCTATTTTGGATTTAAATACAACTTTAGCTAAGCATTTAAACGCTCCCATTGTGGCTATTGCCGAGAGTAATACACAACGCCTAAAAGCGATGCATTCTAGCGTAGTCAAAAAAGAAGCCCCTTTTGCTCTAGGGCTATTAGTAGGCGAAATGCCCAAAAAACCAAGCTTTTTGAGTGCGTCTATTTGTAAAGAGCGATGCGAGTTAGAAGCGGGCGTTATCCAAGATTTATTGCAAGTAAAAAGCATGATTACAACCCCATTAGCTTTTCAAAATGCCCTTGTTTTGAGAGCTAAAGAGCAAGTTAAAAAAGTGGTTTTACCAGAGAGCGAAGATGAAAGGGTGCTAAAAGCAACGCATCATTTAAACCAGCTCAAAGCGGTAAAACTCGTTCTTTTAGGCAATGAAGAAAGCATTTTTAAACAAGCTAAAGCATTGAATCTCAATTTAGAAGGAGTAGAAATCATAGACCCAAGCACTTCTAACTACAAAGATGAGTTTGCGAAGTGCTTGTATGAATTGAGAAAATCAAAAGGCTTAAGTGTTGAAGAAGCTCAAAAATTAGTGCTAGATAAGACTTATTTTGCGACCATGCTCGTGCATTTAGGCTATGCAGATGCCATGGTTTCTGGAGCGATTCACACCACCGCTGATACCATTAGACCGGCTCTTCAAATCATTAAAACTAAGCCTAATGTGAGTTTGGTTTCAAGCGTGTTTTTGATGTGTTTAGACACTCAGGTGCTAGTCTTTGGAGATTGTGCGATTAATCCTAATCCTAGCCCTAAAGAATTAGCTGAAATTGCTATGACTTCAGCTCAAACTGCTAAGCAATTTGGTATCACGCCTAAAGTGGCTATGCTTTCTTATTCTACAGGCAGTTCTGGTAAGGGCGAAATGGTGGATAAAATCAAAGAAGCGACGCAACTTGCTAAAGATTCAGACACAAGCCTTGAAATTGATGGTCCTTTGCAATTTGATGCTTCTATTGACTTAAGCGTTGCACAGCAAAAAATGCCACATAGTAAAGTAGCAGGTCAAGCAAATGTCTTTATTTTCCCTGATTTAAATGCCGGAAATATCGGCTATAAAGCGGTTCAAAGAAGTGCCAAAGCCATTGCCATAGGTCCGGTTCTACAAGGTTTGAATAAGCCCATTAATGATTTGAGTCGGGGCTGTTTAGTAGAAGATATTATTAACACCGTATTAATTAGTGCAATTCAAGCACAAGCTTAA
- a CDS encoding flagellar hook-length control protein FliK: protein MPSQINPIQTPINTPKSETNNAPKNPSSTKDFNKLLKQTISKNDPKNKANKAQTTPKELPNHSTLKDTPKTQHSVSKKIPTHKEIPQDKEAPTLKDLLKHTENHDEAKPKHHEENLSPMILPNKSVQTPTSNPMKTPLTPPTDKKESKTLKDVQTLAKKHDLNISHIKTTTHQTSSKETPTKGSKHLSTNEQLSLKTTPKQALETPSPTTTNLSSVLQSLETKDLSLKDKSISSKKPVASLEKANLPSDEKPKKMPPLNESLQTHAIKRAKKPKVAKKKKPEKTPSLQKNQVQTTINAPKETPRMPPLTPLTPMLMGLNTHGVDFKTPLEKEEKTPPIDTKESIKENTKESSMIQNTQNAPTSDNKGITPKETIKHFSQQLKQEIQEYKPPMTKISMDLFPKELGKLEVTIQKVGKNLKVSVISNHHSLQTFLDNQQELKNSLSALGFEGVDLSFSQNHSKEQHSHKEQELTPLKESALKRYQENTNDDFNQPTTSLEITLYA, encoded by the coding sequence ATGCCATCTCAAATCAATCCCATTCAAACCCCTATTAACACGCCAAAGAGTGAAACTAACAACGCCCCAAAAAACCCTAGCTCTACAAAAGATTTTAACAAACTCTTAAAACAAACTATCTCTAAGAACGACCCAAAAAATAAGGCAAATAAAGCTCAAACCACCCCTAAGGAACTTCCTAATCATAGCACTTTAAAAGATACCCCTAAAACCCAACATTCTGTATCCAAAAAAATCCCTACCCACAAAGAAATTCCCCAAGATAAAGAAGCCCCCACCCTAAAGGACTTACTCAAGCATACAGAAAACCATGATGAAGCCAAGCCAAAACATCATGAAGAGAATCTCTCTCCCATGATTTTACCCAATAAAAGCGTTCAAACCCCTACCAGTAATCCTATGAAAACCCCACTTACCCCCCCCACTGATAAAAAAGAGTCAAAAACCCTTAAAGATGTTCAAACCCTTGCTAAAAAACATGACCTAAATATAAGCCATATCAAAACGACCACCCATCAAACTTCTAGCAAAGAAACCCCAACAAAAGGCTCAAAGCACTTAAGCACCAACGAGCAACTTTCTCTAAAAACAACCCCTAAGCAAGCCCTAGAAACTCCAAGCCCTACAACCACAAATCTCTCTAGCGTTTTGCAATCCTTAGAAACAAAAGATTTAAGCTTAAAGGACAAATCCATAAGCTCTAAAAAACCTGTTGCTTCCTTAGAAAAAGCAAACTTACCTAGCGATGAAAAGCCTAAAAAAATGCCCCCCTTAAATGAAAGCTTACAAACTCATGCAATTAAAAGGGCTAAAAAACCTAAAGTGGCTAAGAAAAAGAAACCAGAAAAAACCCCTAGCCTTCAAAAAAACCAAGTCCAAACCACAATAAACGCCCCAAAAGAAACCCCTAGAATGCCCCCCTTAACGCCATTAACGCCTATGCTTATGGGGCTTAACACTCATGGTGTTGATTTTAAAACCCCCTTAGAAAAAGAAGAAAAAACTCCCCCTATTGATACCAAAGAAAGCATTAAAGAAAACACCAAAGAATCTAGTATGATTCAAAACACCCAAAACGCACCTACAAGCGACAATAAGGGCATTACTCCCAAAGAGACGATTAAGCACTTCTCCCAGCAATTAAAACAAGAAATCCAAGAATACAAACCCCCCATGACTAAAATCTCTATGGACTTATTCCCTAAAGAATTAGGCAAACTTGAAGTTACCATTCAAAAAGTGGGTAAGAATCTTAAAGTGAGCGTTATTTCCAATCATCACAGCTTGCAGACCTTCTTAGACAACCAACAAGAGCTTAAGAATAGTTTGAGTGCTTTAGGTTTTGAAGGGGTGGATTTAAGCTTTTCGCAAAATCATTCTAAAGAGCAACACAGCCACAAAGAACAAGAGCTAACCCCCCTAAAAGAAAGTGCTTTAAAACGCTATCAAGAAAACACTAATGATGATTTTAACCAGCCAACAACTAGCCTAGAAATCACTCTTTATGCGTGA